A genomic segment from Juglans regia cultivar Chandler chromosome 14, Walnut 2.0, whole genome shotgun sequence encodes:
- the LOC109009010 gene encoding disease resistance protein RUN1-like has protein sequence MAAQSTLPSASKTHWDHDVFLSFRGEETRKNFTDHLYSALMQAGILTFRDDDGLGRGENISSGLLNAIRGSRISIVVFSKDYASSRWCLDELVEIVKCKNTTGHTLVPIFYNVDPSDVRKQTGTFAEAFIRHEERFRMDMERVQRWRAALTEAANCSGWDLLSVANGYESNFIEKIVEDVSNKVKSVDLFVAKHPVGVNSRVQEMKALINLGTNDVRVVGIYGMGGVGKTTIAKAVYNEIYDRFKASSYLSDIKEKSKSCDGIVRLQEQLLSNILKMKNLKIDSVDGGIRLIQEKIHGKRILVVLDDVDDLDQVHKLVGNFKGFGLGSRLILTTRDEHLLTQLKVSEKYKVGNLNPSESLQLFSWYAFEMTDPRGSYSELSDRAVKYAGGLPLALEVLGSFLKRRSVSEWTSELEKLQRVPHNKIQKILRISFDSLDVKTMDIFLDIACFFIGMDKEYVNKILHGCDLFPDIGISILIQRSLVTIDRKHKLRMHDLIRDMGREIVRERSQGYVEKSCRLWFHDDVLKVLTQHKGSDAVKGLVLNPPVLKDLHLKTEAFANMKNLMLLQINNVILNLEGCFENISKELRWLQWNKCPLKYLPSKIHLGNLVVLDMQHSSIKQVWKENGILQKLKILNLSYSKNLTKSPCFIQVPHLEMLIFEGCTSLVEVHESIGHLERLVLLNLEGCKNLKNLPRSIPNLVSLETLNLTGCLKLDKLPEQLGNMIALRELLADRTAIKQLPSSVGLLKNLKIVSLSACEGEPSNSWFSCFSLWMSPKSSICSSLLPASISALCFLQRLVLRQCNLSEDGFPVNLGSLFFLRDLDLSRNDFRYLPYCISQLPKVLYLYLNECSTLQSISGLPANVRVVYANDCTSVERLSLLSNVESRCFFFLKNCHKLVEIEGLESLETSSVIHMEGCNNLAYDFRNSLLQTCRKIFDDEQVGEVPYSQVGEVPYSQAGGVPYSQVGANIEDVAVGTQCSTVTQQIPLDNDEM, from the exons ATGGCTGCTCAAAGTACCCTTCCATCAGCTTCTAAAACTCATTGGGATCATGACGTATTCCTGAGTTTCAGAGGTGAAGAAACTCGCAAGAACTTCACTGATCACCTCTACTCTGCCTTGATGCAAGCCGGGATTCTCACCTTCCGGGATGACGATGGGCTTGGAAGAGGGGAGAACATCTCTTCTGGATTACTCAACGCAATTCGTGGATCGAGGATTTCAATCGTTGTTTTCTCTAAAGACTATGCTTCTTCTAGGTGGTGCCTTGACGAGCTTGTGGAGATCGTGAAATGTAAGAACACCACAGGCCACACTCTTGTTCCgatattttataatgtagaTCCTTCGGATGTTCGAAAACAGACTGGAACTTTTGCCGAGGCATTCATCAGGCATGAAGAACGATTTCGGATGGATATGGAAAGGGTGCAGAGGTGGAGAGCAGCTCTTACTGAAGCTGCAAACTGTTCTGGTTGGGATCTCTTGAGTGTTGCAAATGG GTATGAATCAAACTTCATTGAAAAGATTGTCGAAGATGTTTCCAATAAAGTAAAGTCCGTTGACTTATTTGTTGCTAAACACCCAGTAGGAGTAAACTCTCGTGTTCAAGAGATGAAAGCTTTGATAAATCTGGGAACAAATGATGTTCGTGTTGTGGGCATCTATGGAATGGGTGGTGTAGGGAAAACAACTATAGCAAAAGCTGTCTATAACGAAATATATGATAGATTTAAAGCTAGCAGTTATCTCTCAGAcattaaagaaaaatcaaaaagtTGTGATGGTATAGTTCGCTTGCAGGAACAGCTTCTTTCTAATATCTTGAAAATGAAGAATTTGAAGATTGACAGTGTTGATGGAGGAATCAGATTGATCCAGGAAAAAATTCACGGTAAAAGAATTCTTGTTGTTCTTGATGATGTAGATGACTTGGACCAAGTACACAAATTAGTTGGAAACTTCAAGGGGTTTGGTCTGGGAAGTAGATTGATTTTAACCACAAGAGATGAACATTTGCTAACTCAACTAAAAGtatctgaaaaatataaggTGGGAAATTTGAATCCATCAGAATCTCTTCAACTTTTTAGTTGGTATGCCTTTGAGATGACCGATCCAAGAGGAAGTTATTCAGAACTTTCAGATAGAGCAGTGAAATATGCTGGGGGACTCCCATTAGCTCTTGAGGTTTTGGGATCTTTTCTAAAGAGAAGAAGCGTTAGTGAATGGACAAGTGAATTGGAGAAATTACAACGAGTTCCGCACAACAAGATTCAAAAGATACTTAGAATAAGCTTTGATTCACTAGATGTTAAAACGATGGATATATTCCTTGATATTGCATGTTTCTTTATCGGTATGGATAAAGAATATGTCAACAAAATTCTCCATGGGTGTGATCTCTTTCCAGATATTGGTATTAGCATTCTCATTCAGAGGTCTCTTGTGACAATTGACCGCAAACATAAGTTGAGAATGCATGATCTTATTCGAGATATGGGAAGGGAGATTGTTCGAGAAAGATCACAAGGTTATGTAGAGAAAAGTTGTAGATTGTGGTTTCACGATGATGTGTTAAAAGTGCTAACTCAACATAAG GGATCGGATGCAGTGAAGGGTCTTGTCCTAAATCCTCCTGTACTCAAAGATTTACATTTGAAAACAGAGGCATTTGCCAACATGAAGAATTTGATGTTGCTCCAGATcaataatgtaattttaaatcttgaagGATGTTTCGAGAATATTTCCAAAGAACTAAGATGGCTTCAGTGGAATAAGTGTCCTCTGAAATATCTACCTTCAAAGATTCATCTAGGGAACCTTGTTGTGCTTGACATGCAACATAGTAGCATTAAACAAGTCTGGAAGGAGAATGGA ATACTTCAGAAGTTGAAAATCCTTAATCTCAGCTATTCCAAAAATCTTACCAAATCACCATGCTTCATACAAGTCCCACATCTGGAGATGTTGATATTTGAAGGCTGCACAAGCTTGGTTGAGGTTCATGAGTCCATTGGACATTTGGAAAGACTTGTTTTGCTGAATTTAGAAGGATGCAAGAATCTAAAGAATCTTCCGAGAAGCATTCCTAACTTGGTATCTCTTGAAACCCTTAACTTAACTGGTTGCTTAAAACTTGACAAGTTACCTGAGCAACTGGGGAATATGATTGCATTAAGAGAGCTGCTTGCAGATAGAACTGCTATTAAGCAATTACCGTCCTCTGTTGGTCTTTTGAAGAATCTAAAGATTGTATCATTATCTGCCTGTGAAGGAGAACCCTCAAATTCTTGGTTCTCGTGTTTTTCATTGTGGATGTCACCGAAAAGCTCGATCTGTTCAAGTTTGTTGCCAGCTTCTATTTCTGCATTATGCTTTCTTCAAAGACTAGTTCTTAGGCAGTGCAATTTGTCTGAAGATGGATTTCCCGTTAACCTTGGGAGTTTATTTTTTCTCCGAGATTTGGATTTATCAAGAAATGATTTTCGTTACCTACCTTATTGCATCAGTCAGCTTCCAAAAGTACTATATCTGTATTTGAATGAATGCTCGACTCTTCAATCAATTTCAGGACTCCCCGCAAATGTAAGGGTGGTATATGCAAATGACTGCACATCAGTAGAAAGACTCTCCCTTTTGTCAAACGTGGAAAGTAGAtgcttttttttccttaaaaactgCCACAAACTGGTCGAGATTGAAGGCTTGGAGAGTTTGGAAACTTCATCAGTCATTCACATGGAAGGATGCAACAATTTGGCCTATGATTTTAGGAACAGTCTTCTCCAG aCTTGCAGGAAAATATTTGACGATGAACAAGTTGGTGAGGTGCCATACAGTCAAGTTGGTGAGGTCCCATATAGTCAAGCTGGTGGGGTTCCATACAGTCAAGTTGGTGCTAACATTGAAGATGTTGCTGTTGGAACCCAATGTAGTACTGTCACACAACAAATACCATTGGACAATGATGAAATGTGA